A stretch of Bombina bombina isolate aBomBom1 chromosome 2, aBomBom1.pri, whole genome shotgun sequence DNA encodes these proteins:
- the MRPS36 gene encoding alpha-ketoglutarate dehydrogenase component 4 yields the protein MGSKMAAASRVVQTVKPHVPTIRFPDRKNGPKPNVQEVLKSMIFPFTTPPITAHQTASDNPPGNQNISSIRKAQGTPDTSELLRSLPQKYRRKSMSNEEMEYIQRGGPE from the exons ATGGGAAGTAAAATGGCGGCGGCCAGCAGGGTCGTTCAG ACTGTGAAGCCCCATGTACCTACAATTAGGTTTCCTGATAGGAAGAACGGTCCTAAGCCTAATG TACAAGAAGTCTTAAAATCCATGATCTTTCCGTTCACTACACCCCCGATAACTGCACATCAAACAGCCAGTGATAACCCTCCAGGAAATCAAAACATATCGTCCATCCGTAAGGCACAAGGGACACCAGACACATCTGAATTACTGAGGTCACTTCCACAGAAATACAGAAGAAAATCCATGTCTAATGAGGAAATGGAATATATCCAA